Genomic segment of Dromiciops gliroides isolate mDroGli1 chromosome 3, mDroGli1.pri, whole genome shotgun sequence:
aataacagtacctatctcccagaatttttgtgaggatcaaatgaagtaaagtactttgcaaatattaaaattctatataaatgctattatcattctaAGTATTatactttgtaaaatgttttactgaAATCTAGGTTAACCATAATTTAGCATGCTCCCTTATCCACCAGCTTAGTTGCtctatcaaaaaaaaaggaaatgagatgacATTAGTAGGACCAACTCTTGATGAAAGCATTCTGGCTATCTTTGCAAgcaccagttctttttttttctgttccttcaCCACTTCCTAAATGATCCCCAGAACTGAAGTCAAGGTCATTGACCTTtataggaaaattgggacaaCACATCCCCTTCTCCAGTCTTGAGATACCATCCTAATTTTGTACAGTCCTTCAGATATCTGTAGCTTCAGATATGGTAGTTCAGTAATCACGTCTACTGGTTCTTTCAGGACCAGAAGTAGTTTGTCTGGTCCAGGTGTCTTGAATTCATCAAGAAAAATTCTTACCACCTCTTTACTTCTCTAAGCTATCAAGTTCCCTCCTCACCCTCTCTCTTCTGTCATTTCCACTGAAAATGTTATTCTCCTTgacagagaaaatggaagcaaaattgGAATGGATTAGCCCTGTTTTATCTCGGTTATCCATTTATCATCCCATCAACCTCAAAAAAAGGTCCTATCCCTTCTCTgatcttcctttttttatgaatatagtttttaagaaaagaaagaaaccttgtgtgtgtgtacttAGCTCCCCTTGCTAGCCTTAGCTCATTCTGAGCTTCAGCATTTCTGATGCTATTTTTACAGAACCATGCTGTGCTGTTATATTCATCCTCTGTTACCTGGTCTTGCTTTCATTTTCTGTACATTTCTGTTTCAAGTCTAAGTTGGTTGGTGAGTTGCCTCTGTATTTAGGGACCCAAAAATCCAGTTCTCAGACACCACCTTTTTAGCTAGCCGTTTCCTTTTCAAATGAGAAGCCTGTGGAACATCTATTTAGAAATGTCCAATGGACAATTAGTAAtgcaggattagaattcaggagaTAGACCAGGGCTGGAGATTTCAATCTGAAAGTCacctacatagagatgataactccATGGAAGTCGATATTGCTTAGAGAAATTAGAGACAAGAGGGCTCCAAACAAAGTCCTTGGGTACCCCTACAAATGATGAGGAGGGAGACTAGACACTGACGATGATTCAGcacaggagcaggaggaggaaaagcCAAACAGGTAGGAGAGCCAGaagaagagagcagtgtcacaaaaatccaAGCAggaggttgcacagtggatagagtgtcaggcctcaAGTCAGTacaagctgagttcaaatccagcctcagacacttactagctgtgtgatcctgggcaagcttcttaaccccagttgcctataATAATCCAGGCAGGAGAGAGTATCCTGGAGGAGAAGGGTGGTTGGTATCAAATGCCGgacagaggtcaagaaggatgatgaCTGAGAAGAGGCTTAGAAACTAAGATCATTCCTAACCTTGGATAAGGTGATTTCAGTTTTATTATGAGGtcaaaagccagattgcaaggggttgtatgagggagaggagaagaggaggagacaacaattatatatactttttatctATGAGTTTGACTTGAAGGTGGGTAGAAGATCTCTACAGTACCTTCTAGCCCCAAGTCTGTAggggctttgtttttatttttctttaagtctAGGAGGCCTTGGTGGCCAGATCTCTAAAGTTTTGTGGCTGTTTTTCCCTGGAAAGGGCCAATTTAAATGGCTGGGGATGGTTCACcccctttcagctttcttttgtgtgaaTTCTtccatcagattgtaagctctttcagggcaggtactgtctttatttttatttgtatttgattccccagcatttagcactgtgtgtggcacataacaggtgtttaataaatgctcattgactaatTTATACACAAAGCAATTtcagtaagtcaataagcatttattaagcacctgctgtgtaccaTGCACTCTACTAAgcctagggatgcaaagaaaggcaaaagaccatcCCCCTTCTCAAAGACCTCATTGTCTAATGGAAGAGGTGGGGACCGGAAGGGGCATTGGTAGCCATGGGGAACAGGATAGGCTCATATAGGAGGGGGGTGTTCCAGCTGAGCTCTAAGAAGTAGtgagggggcgcagctaggtggcacagtggatagagcaccagccctggagtcagaaagacctgagttcaaatctggcctcagacacttaacacttactagctgtgtaaccctgggcaagtcacttaaccccaattgcctctgctctctccctctctctctctctctctctctcacacacacacacacacacacacacacacacacacaaaagaagtgGTGAAGAGGGATGGTATTCAAGCCTTATGCAAAGGCACTGAGGGGGGAGATTCACTGGGAAAGTTCatgtcctctcttccttttcactttaGGGCATCCTTACTTAGTGGCCTTGGTCAATCTTAACCcattaaattaaacaaacaatTAGTAAGCACCTATTATTAATAAGGCCCTGTGTTTGGcactataaatacaaaaaatgttttctctctcctttccccccccaACAGTTAGGATGTTCGCAGTACAGTCTGGGCCTCCTGAAGCCCCATTCCTGGGGGGCCCACCTGCCTCTGTGTCTCAACACGACTATGAACCAGACAGTAACTCCAACTTTGTGGCCAGCACCTATGATGCCAATGAGAATTGGAGCCGAGGACTTGGTGGGGCCCGGGGTCCTGGTCTGGGTGGGGGGGAACTGCCCCTCATGCAGAACCTTCCCTCAGTCCCCTCTGACAACCAGGCTCCCCTGGGCAAGAGGCAGCCCTCCACCCATGGTCTCCCGGGCCCTCAGCCTGATGGCTACTTCCTCCCGACAGTAGGGGAGATGCGCAGCCCACCTGAGGGGGCTGAACTTCCCATAGCTTCAGGGCCCAAGCCAGAGAAGGGCAGTGGGGAAGTGGCCACGGCTGCTGCTGGCTCCCCCTTGGAAGATATTGGCTATGCCAGCAGCTCCCTGAGCGTAGAAAGTCCTGAGAGCAGCCCAGGGCCCTCCTGGGATACCCCCAGCCCCTGCCCGGGCCCCCCAGAGCCTGGTCCAGCCCCCAGTGCCTTCCTACCCACTGTAACTCAGGCAGTGCAGCAGCTGCTGGCTCGGGAGCGCTACAaggaacaagagaaagaaaaacaccaCGTTCACCTGGTCATGTACCGTCGTCTGGCGTTGCTACAGTGGATCCGAGGCCTCCAGTGCCGTCTGGCCAGCCAGCAGGCCCGTCTGCAAGAGAGCTTTGACACAATCCTGGACAACCGGAAGGAGCTGATCCGAGGCCTCCAGCAGGGGCTGCAACCACGACCCCAAGACAGAGGCTGAATGCTGACCTTGTCCCATCCTCCATCCCAGCTTCCTCCCCACTCTGTGACCCATTGCTTCCTAAATCCAGTCTCCCCCTGGGGCCGGCCTACACTCAGCTATCCCAGGGCTGATGATCCTCTTTGAGGGTTCTCCACACCTTGctgcttcttcttcctttcattctccaATGGCTTCTTATCAAGGCTCCCTGCACCACTCCAGCCCTCCCCACCCTGTGCTTCCCTACCAGAAGGTTTATGGAAGGTGGTGACTGGTATGTCCGGATTATCAAGGATTTGAATAATCTAGGTTGTCCCTCCACAGTAAAGAGATTAATCAACTGTGGGAGCCCTGCCTAGAATGATagattgtcagagctgggaaggcccttagacaCCTAATTCCAGTTCTTCCAGGAGAAGACAGGGAGACCATGGTCAAGAAGGAACCTGCTTGGAATCTCCTTCGGGAGATGGTAGCAGAACTTAGATTGGAAACCAGGTCTCCTAGTTCCTGGGCTTGACTTGGAGCTGTGTCTCCTCAactagtttctttatctgagtTCTGACCCCGAAGCCACCTGAGAAGATGAGTATCAGTAATATTTATTTATGACTTATCTCGATAAGAAGAAATGTACATTCATAAATTAGATTATAATGAACAAGATGTTTGAAATGCTGGGGAAAGCTCTCTGTCTCTGAGTCTTCTGTGCTAAGCTCAAAGAATTTTGGACCTCGAATTTATTTGATACCATTTCTTTAAAGCAGCCTGCCAAGTGATAGGGATGCCAAAGCCTAGTCTTGGAAGGAAGAATGCCAAGACTGATGGATGAATGATTGGATagttagatggatggatggatggatggatggatggatggatggatggatggatggatagatggtacatggatggatggatggatggatagatggatggatggatggatggatggatggatggatggatggatggatggatagatggatggatggatggatggatggatggatggatggatggatggatggatggatgatgtcTAACGAGGCTACCTGGCATGGTACAATCCCTTAGGTCTCTGGAGAAATTGAGACCCTGAGTCAGAGAACAGCTATTCCATCCACTCCTTTATTGGGAActggaaaaaaagtgaattgcCAGTCATTGGAGGCATTcaagagcagctagatggtgcagtgggtagattgctgggctggagtcaggaagattcatcttcctgagttcaaacctggcttcagacacttactctctgtgtgaccctgggcaagtcactcaaccttgtttgcctcagtttccacatttgtaaaatgagctggagaaggaaatggcaaatgactccaatatttttgccaagaaaaccccaaagggggtcacaaagattcagacatgactaaaataactgaactCGAGAAGAAGCTAGATGACTACTTCTCAGGGATACTGTAGAGAACAATTCTGTACAGTTATGGGCTGGatgaaagaatcatagatttagagctggtttTTGTTCATTCGTTTTTCAGTTGAGTCCAACtggaccctatttgggattttcttggcatggatactagagtggtttgtaatttccttctccagcccattttacagatgagtaaactgaggcaaacagggttaagtgacttagggtcacacagctagcaagtgtgtgaggcagtatttgaactcaggtcttcccaactcgagacctggtactctatccactatgtcacctagctacccctttagAACCAGataggaccttagaagtcatctagtccaattccatcattttacagatgaggaaactgaggaccaaaaagatcaagtaacttgcccatggtcacacaaatgTGGCAGCAATGGAGAACTCCCATACTCTGATTCCAAACTCAGTGATCTCACTAGATatgctctgaggtcccttccagcttaaaTCCTATGACTCTATGAGTAAGTACATCTGAACATCCACATGGGGCTGTGATGATGATGTATGTTGCTTTAGGACCTCGGTTTTcccatctataagatggggaggTTGGACAGGGGGTCTCCCTCTAAGGGCTCATTCAGCACTTAAGTTTGGGTCTGAGATTTTAGCATCCACTGGCTATCCAAGCttaccctctctccttccttgggAGATAGGTGGCAGGGTGAGGGTAAAGAAGGGGCAGAGAAAGGTAGGTGCTTGGGGACCTGGGCATTTCTTACATCTTCATTCAGCTCAGTGTCCGCCCTGGGGCAGTGAGTTGccctcccccattctcctttCTGCTTTCATAAATTTCCCTTAAGAGGAGATCGAGCCTTGGGCTGtttattttccaagaaatttcTCCTTCTGATCTCTGATCTTAGCAGCAACCTAACCCAAACTGGCTTCtatgaggcagaaagagaaaggaggagttGAGGCagagcctctgccctcaaggaccacACAGTCTGAGGGGGAAAAGGTAGCCCTGTCTATATGAAGCCTCTGGTATAAAGGGAGGCTCAGACCTGGAATACACACAGAGAACACTTAAAACAACAGGGATAGACTTACAGATCGGAAGAGACTTCGCAGGACATCTAGCCAACcacctcatgttacagataaagaagctgagtcacagcgacttgcccaaagtcacacaggttttAAGCCTCAGAGGCACAATTTaagtccaggtcttctgataGAAGAGTTAGTGCTTTTGCCATTGTACCGCGCTCCCTCCCACTGAAGTCCTAGCTGATGCCTCATTGTGACAAGGAGTTAATTCTGGGTTTTCAAAAGCCATGCTGTCAGGGACTAAGCTCTGCTAGGTCTTACCAGGCTCGATGAGCTTGGAGTACCCATATGATAGACTGTGTGTTTTGGTCTGAGGCCTAGCCTTGAGAAGTCTGAAAAGGTTCCTTGCCAGGTTACCCACCTGGCAAGAAAGATGAATTTCCCCACTGTGGCCAGTCTATAAGACCATATCCTAACGTCTACAGGAAATGAGATGCTTGGTATTCATGGAGGGGAGTCATCATACTGATGAAATCCCCTCTCCTTGAAATGTGAAGACCATTAACTATAATCTGGGCAGAGACCTTCCATTGAAGCCCTCCTGCCCCTTTGCCTTACAGAGATCCCCAGAGGGATTCTAGAGATTCTGGTCAATAGAGGTTGGACATGCCAGAGACCCCCCAGAATAAGAGAGACCAGAAACCCCCAgagaagaagataaagaaattaatGCTGTGTTGGGCTCACAGACTCCTTCCATTATGCCCACTGGGAGTTTCCCCAAAGAATGGGCTTCCCCAGAGGATGTTGGGTAGTTCACACACAAATGGAagaaggtcacactggtagtaaatgtcagaggtgggatttgaactcaggtcctctgactctgggcagataggtggtacagtggatagagcaccggggcctggagtcagagagactcgttttcctgagttcaaatctggcctcagatacttagtagttgtgtgaccttgggtagagcaccagggcctggagtcagagagactcgttttcctgagttcaaatctggcctcagatacttagtagttgtgtgaccttgggtagagcactggggcctggagtcagagagactcgttttcctgagttcaaatctggcctcagatacttagtagttgtgtgaccctgggtaagtcacttaacactgattgcctcccccctaaaa
This window contains:
- the C3H1orf216 gene encoding UPF0500 protein C1orf216 homolog, giving the protein MFAVQSGPPEAPFLGGPPASVSQHDYEPDSNSNFVASTYDANENWSRGLGGARGPGLGGGELPLMQNLPSVPSDNQAPLGKRQPSTHGLPGPQPDGYFLPTVGEMRSPPEGAELPIASGPKPEKGSGEVATAAAGSPLEDIGYASSSLSVESPESSPGPSWDTPSPCPGPPEPGPAPSAFLPTVTQAVQQLLARERYKEQEKEKHHVHLVMYRRLALLQWIRGLQCRLASQQARLQESFDTILDNRKELIRGLQQGLQPRPQDRG